A portion of the Rhodococcus pseudokoreensis genome contains these proteins:
- a CDS encoding chromosome partitioning protein ParB translates to MARDTGFPAADAENDFTRQRRRAELSRLVNWLRREPDDVNEILPFDEVVAAVGRVGERSLGLQVIPVNSIVGSVDRTRDFDRFFRPTSTRVRERWQRLAAAQRRGESVPPIQVYRIGSMHFVSDGHHRVSIAYAMHWSTIDAYVTEIQTKISPDGIAQRGDLVIKDHRRLFLTRVPLSGPQRAAVVVTDPWEYAEISQSVEAWGFRLMQEVGEFLSRETVARRWFGEEYLPVVRMLRAAEMLPDHTDAEAYLWVARERYRLVRQHVWNDEIIAELSHLAPRRHKPASS, encoded by the coding sequence ATGGCACGTGACACGGGATTCCCCGCCGCCGACGCGGAGAACGACTTCACCCGCCAGCGTCGTCGCGCCGAATTGTCACGCCTGGTCAACTGGCTGCGCCGCGAACCGGACGACGTCAACGAGATCCTGCCGTTCGACGAGGTGGTCGCAGCCGTCGGCCGGGTCGGGGAACGGTCGCTCGGACTGCAGGTGATCCCCGTCAACTCCATTGTCGGCAGCGTCGACCGCACGCGCGACTTCGACCGGTTCTTCCGGCCCACGTCCACCCGGGTGCGGGAGCGCTGGCAGCGGCTGGCGGCCGCGCAGCGCCGGGGCGAGTCGGTGCCACCGATCCAGGTGTACCGGATCGGGTCGATGCACTTCGTCAGCGACGGCCACCACCGCGTCTCCATCGCGTACGCGATGCACTGGAGCACGATCGACGCCTACGTCACCGAGATTCAGACGAAGATCTCCCCGGACGGGATCGCGCAGCGCGGCGACCTGGTCATCAAGGACCACCGCCGACTGTTCCTCACACGGGTCCCGTTGAGCGGGCCGCAGCGGGCGGCCGTGGTCGTCACCGATCCGTGGGAGTACGCCGAGATCAGCCAGAGCGTCGAGGCCTGGGGGTTCCGGCTGATGCAGGAGGTGGGCGAATTCCTCAGCCGTGAGACCGTGGCCCGGCGCTGGTTCGGTGAGGAGTACCTGCCGGTGGTCCGGATGCTGCGGGCGGCCGAGATGCTGCCCGATCACACCGACGCCGAGGCCTACCTGTGGGTGGCACGCGAGCGGTACCGCCTTGTGCGACAGCACGTCTGGAACGACGAGATCATCGCCGAGCTCAGTCACCTCGCACCGCGGAGGCACAAACCGGCTAGCTCGTAA
- a CDS encoding winged helix DNA-binding domain-containing protein, with protein sequence MGSERMSNRALGWATLARQSLLSRSELSPLDMIEHLCGLQAQAPAPPYFALWARLRRFRAESLSDLVENRAVVRIVALRGTVFALSASDALTFRPLAQPLLDRDLHTNTQHRSSLDGIDLDALAAAGRDLVRDEPRTQSQMRPLLEQRFPGRDGAALAHGVRGLVPMVQVPPRGLWGRSGQPALATLESWVGRPLSAAPCIDTMLLRYLAAFGPATARDAQAWSGLTRLGEVLDRLRPGLRVFAGESGPELFDLPDAPRPDPGTPAPVRILAPFDNVLLSHADRGRLVDDDVRKKIFTQNGIVKPAVLVNGRVAAFTTTVVEKSRAVLEVEPLATIAKTHRTAIEAEGRRLLKFAHPEATERAVRITS encoded by the coding sequence GTGGGGTCTGAACGCATGTCGAATCGAGCGCTGGGCTGGGCGACACTGGCCAGGCAATCGCTGCTGAGCCGTTCGGAACTGTCCCCGCTCGACATGATCGAGCACCTCTGCGGACTGCAGGCTCAGGCGCCGGCCCCGCCGTACTTCGCGCTGTGGGCGCGGCTGAGACGGTTCCGCGCCGAATCGCTGTCGGATCTCGTCGAGAACCGCGCAGTGGTGCGGATCGTCGCGTTGCGCGGGACGGTCTTCGCGTTGTCCGCGTCGGACGCCCTCACGTTCCGTCCGCTGGCGCAACCGCTGCTCGACCGGGACCTCCACACCAACACGCAGCACCGGTCGAGTCTCGACGGCATCGACCTCGACGCCCTTGCGGCCGCGGGACGCGACCTGGTGCGCGACGAACCCCGCACCCAGTCGCAGATGCGGCCGCTGCTCGAGCAGCGGTTCCCCGGCCGTGATGGTGCCGCGCTCGCCCACGGGGTGCGGGGACTGGTCCCGATGGTCCAGGTGCCGCCGCGCGGGTTGTGGGGCAGGTCGGGGCAACCGGCGCTGGCGACCCTGGAGTCGTGGGTGGGCCGCCCGCTGTCCGCCGCGCCGTGCATCGACACGATGCTGCTCCGCTACCTTGCCGCGTTCGGCCCCGCGACTGCGCGCGACGCCCAGGCCTGGTCGGGGCTGACCCGGCTCGGTGAGGTCCTGGACCGGCTGCGGCCCGGGCTCCGGGTGTTCGCGGGGGAGTCGGGGCCGGAACTGTTCGACCTTCCCGACGCGCCCCGGCCGGACCCGGGCACCCCCGCCCCCGTCCGCATCCTCGCGCCGTTCGACAACGTGCTGCTCTCGCACGCGGACCGCGGGCGCCTCGTCGACGACGACGTGCGGAAGAAGATCTTCACGCAGAACGGCATCGTCAAACCGGCCGTCCTCGTGAACGGCCGGGTCGCGGCGTTCACCACGACGGTGGTCGAGAAGTCCCGTGCGGTACTCGAAGTGGAGCCGCTGGCGACCATCGCGAAGACGCACCGCACCGCGATCGAAGCAGAGGGCAGGCGACTGCTGAAGTTCGCGCACCCCGAGGCGACCGAACGCGCCGTTCGGATTACGAGCTAG
- a CDS encoding MFS transporter translates to MAAGSTTAARALLPVMCFVVMIVAVLQTLVVPIVGTIGAQLDVGPTAVGWLLTANLLAAATATPVLGRLADLRGKRPVLLGVLVVVLLGSLIGAVSTSVGVLIFARVLQGVSFALFPIGIAVLRDELPAEKLTGAMGIFSGTLGFGGCFGIVLTGVLVSDGADFHRVFWLSSAITAAGLVLAWIAIPRRPRAGTGSIDWIGAVGLAAGLVLVLLPLAEGGTWGWTSPVTIVSGVAGILVLVGWFLYERRTTDPLVAPRLLTNPPVLVTHLSALVVGMSMFVMFLGSSYFVQTPRAVAGYGFGATVLAASTVYLLPGAISGVLASIASGRLIHRFGSRAVLIAASVVGVGGFVVFIFAHDRTWEVIAAIVLINTYISLAYASLPSLLVAEVRQDETGVANSINSIARSVGSSVASALLATLLAGITIPGTDVPTESAYVIAFVVGAAAAALAGLLPFFGITRTTRTPSDEEEDEVHATALAAEWGTVGGLGGANTSRPGERTTPVSG, encoded by the coding sequence ATGGCCGCCGGATCGACTACCGCAGCCAGGGCTCTCCTGCCCGTCATGTGTTTCGTCGTGATGATTGTCGCCGTTCTTCAGACGCTGGTGGTACCGATCGTCGGGACCATCGGCGCGCAACTCGACGTCGGCCCCACCGCCGTCGGCTGGCTCCTCACCGCGAACCTCCTCGCGGCGGCGACCGCGACACCCGTCCTCGGCCGCCTCGCCGACCTCCGCGGCAAGCGGCCCGTCCTGCTCGGGGTGCTCGTGGTAGTGCTGCTGGGGTCCCTGATCGGTGCGGTGTCGACGTCCGTGGGGGTGCTGATCTTCGCCCGGGTGCTTCAGGGTGTGTCGTTCGCGTTGTTCCCCATCGGCATCGCGGTGCTGCGCGACGAACTGCCGGCCGAGAAGCTGACCGGGGCGATGGGGATCTTCTCCGGCACCCTCGGCTTCGGCGGATGCTTCGGCATCGTCCTCACCGGTGTGCTCGTCTCCGACGGCGCCGACTTCCACCGCGTCTTCTGGCTGTCGTCGGCCATCACCGCGGCGGGACTCGTCCTCGCCTGGATCGCGATCCCCCGCCGCCCGCGCGCAGGCACGGGTTCCATCGACTGGATCGGCGCCGTCGGTCTCGCCGCCGGCCTGGTCCTCGTCCTGCTCCCGCTCGCCGAGGGCGGCACCTGGGGCTGGACGTCTCCCGTCACGATCGTCAGCGGAGTCGCCGGAATCCTGGTCCTGGTCGGCTGGTTCCTCTACGAACGCCGGACCACCGATCCGCTCGTCGCGCCCCGGCTCCTGACCAACCCGCCCGTCCTGGTCACCCACCTGTCCGCCCTGGTGGTCGGCATGTCGATGTTCGTGATGTTCCTGGGCAGCTCGTACTTCGTCCAGACGCCGCGCGCGGTCGCCGGGTACGGCTTCGGGGCAACCGTCCTCGCGGCCAGCACCGTGTATCTGCTGCCGGGCGCGATCAGCGGCGTCCTGGCGTCGATTGCGAGCGGCAGACTGATCCACCGATTCGGTTCCCGCGCTGTCCTGATCGCTGCAAGTGTCGTCGGGGTCGGCGGTTTCGTCGTGTTCATCTTCGCCCACGACCGCACGTGGGAAGTCATTGCGGCGATCGTGCTGATCAACACGTACATCAGCCTCGCCTACGCGTCCCTGCCCTCGCTGCTCGTGGCCGAGGTCCGGCAGGACGAGACCGGCGTCGCGAACAGCATCAACTCGATCGCCCGGTCCGTGGGCAGCTCGGTCGCCAGCGCGCTGCTCGCGACACTGCTCGCCGGAATCACCATCCCCGGGACCGACGTCCCGACCGAATCGGCGTACGTGATCGCGTTCGTCGTCGGTGCGGCCGCCGCAGCCCTCGCCGGACTGCTGCCGTTCTTCGGGATCACCCGCACCACCCGCACCCCGTCCGACGAGGAGGAGGACGAGGTCCACGCGACCGCCCTTGCCGCCGAGTGGGGCACGGTCGGCGGTCTCGGCGGAGCGAACACCAGCCGTCCGGGTGAACGCACCACCCCGGTCAGCGGGTGA
- a CDS encoding ABC transporter ATP-binding protein → MAEIVLDKVTKLYPDGAKAVSDVDITIADGEFIILVGPSGCGKSTTLNMIAGLEDISSGELRIAGERVNEKAPKDRDIAMVFQSYALYPHMTVRQNIAFPLTLAKMSKSDIAAKVDDAAKILDLTQHLDRKPANLSGGQRQRVAMGRAIVRSPKAFLMDEPLSNLDAKLRVQMRTEIARLQQRLGTTTVYVTHDQTEAMTLGDRVVVLRGGVVQQIGAPQELYDHPNNLFVAGFIGSPSMNFFPGQLTADGVSTPLGEFTLPPETCDKVASSNSAKDVVVGIRPEHFEDVALVDAGQRESGATFTANVEVLESMGSDKYAYFTAEGPQVNSRELEELAADSGTAVAGGGQLVARLSAESSAVHGRPVELWFDRAKIALFDQNSGANLTR, encoded by the coding sequence GTGGCCGAAATCGTGCTCGACAAGGTGACGAAGTTGTACCCGGACGGCGCCAAGGCGGTGAGCGACGTCGACATCACGATCGCCGACGGCGAATTCATCATCCTGGTCGGGCCGTCCGGTTGCGGAAAATCGACCACTCTCAACATGATCGCCGGGCTGGAGGACATCTCGTCCGGTGAGCTGCGGATCGCGGGGGAGCGGGTCAACGAGAAGGCGCCGAAGGACCGCGACATCGCCATGGTGTTCCAGTCGTACGCGCTGTACCCGCACATGACGGTGCGGCAGAACATCGCGTTCCCGCTCACCCTGGCGAAGATGTCGAAGTCGGACATCGCGGCAAAGGTGGACGACGCCGCCAAGATCCTCGACCTCACGCAGCACCTCGACCGCAAACCCGCCAATCTGTCCGGCGGTCAGCGGCAGCGGGTCGCGATGGGCCGGGCGATCGTCCGCAGCCCCAAGGCGTTCCTGATGGACGAGCCGCTGTCGAACCTCGACGCGAAACTCCGCGTCCAGATGCGCACCGAGATCGCGCGGCTGCAGCAGCGACTCGGCACCACCACCGTCTACGTCACGCACGATCAGACGGAGGCGATGACGCTCGGCGACCGGGTGGTGGTGCTGCGCGGCGGGGTGGTCCAGCAGATCGGGGCGCCGCAGGAGTTGTACGACCACCCGAACAACCTGTTCGTCGCGGGATTCATCGGCTCGCCGTCGATGAACTTCTTCCCGGGACAGCTGACCGCCGACGGGGTGTCGACGCCGCTCGGCGAGTTCACGCTGCCCCCGGAGACCTGCGACAAGGTCGCGTCGTCGAATTCGGCGAAGGACGTCGTGGTGGGGATCCGTCCCGAGCACTTCGAGGACGTGGCGCTCGTCGATGCAGGGCAACGGGAGTCCGGTGCCACGTTCACGGCCAACGTCGAGGTGCTCGAGTCGATGGGCTCGGACAAGTACGCCTATTTCACGGCCGAGGGGCCGCAGGTGAACTCCCGGGAACTCGAGGAACTCGCCGCCGACTCGGGGACCGCGGTCGCGGGGGGCGGTCAGCTGGTGGCCCGGTTGTCGGCCGAATCGTCCGCGGTGCACGGCAGGCCGGTGGAGCTGTGGTTCGACCGCGCGAAGATCGCCCTGTTCGATCAGAACTCGGGGGCGAATCTCACCCGCTGA
- a CDS encoding carbohydrate ABC transporter permease yields MAVVDTPRRKISWSVVNLLVLLYALVPVLWIASLSFKPAGTIKDGKFIPQKWTLDNYRGIFETNAFTSALINSIGIGLISTVIAVVIGTMAAYAIARLDFPGKKLLVGVALLIAMFPQISLVSPLFDIERRLGLFDTWAGLILPYITFALPLAIYTLSAFFKEIPWELEKAAKMDGATPAQAFRKVVAPLAAPGIVTAAILVFIFCWNDLLFAISLTSTERSITAPAAIANFTGASQFEEPTGSIAAAAMVITIPIIIFVLFFQRRIVAGLTSGAVKG; encoded by the coding sequence ATGGCCGTCGTCGACACCCCTCGCCGCAAGATCAGCTGGTCCGTGGTCAACCTGCTGGTTCTGCTGTACGCGCTGGTCCCGGTGCTGTGGATCGCCAGCCTGTCGTTCAAACCCGCGGGAACGATCAAGGACGGCAAGTTCATTCCGCAGAAGTGGACCCTCGACAACTACCGCGGCATCTTCGAGACCAACGCGTTCACCAGCGCGCTGATCAACTCCATCGGCATCGGTCTCATCTCCACGGTGATCGCGGTCGTCATCGGCACCATGGCCGCCTACGCCATTGCCCGCCTCGACTTCCCGGGTAAGAAACTGCTGGTCGGGGTGGCACTGCTGATCGCGATGTTCCCCCAGATCTCCCTCGTGAGTCCGCTGTTCGACATCGAGCGCAGGCTCGGGCTGTTCGACACCTGGGCCGGCCTGATCCTGCCGTACATCACGTTCGCGCTCCCGCTGGCCATCTACACGCTGTCGGCCTTCTTCAAGGAGATCCCGTGGGAGCTGGAGAAGGCGGCCAAGATGGACGGCGCCACCCCGGCGCAGGCGTTCCGGAAAGTGGTGGCACCGCTGGCGGCGCCGGGCATCGTGACCGCCGCGATCCTGGTGTTCATCTTCTGCTGGAACGATCTGCTGTTCGCGATCTCGCTGACCTCGACGGAACGTTCCATCACCGCGCCCGCCGCGATCGCGAACTTCACCGGCGCCTCCCAGTTCGAGGAGCCGACCGGTTCGATCGCCGCAGCCGCGATGGTGATCACGATCCCGATCATCATCTTCGTGCTGTTCTTCCAACGACGCATCGTGGCCGGCCTGACGTCCGGCGCCGTGAAGGGATAA
- a CDS encoding carbohydrate ABC transporter permease, producing MTTETVQADRAEEPKVASKGQISEGKKAERRLGLWLVAPAAILMIAVTAYPVVYAVWLSLQRYDLRFPDERKFVGLANYVSVLTDGYWWQAFWVTVGITVVSVVIEFVLGLILALVMHRTLVGKGLVRTVVLIPYGIVTVAAAYSWYYAWTPGTGYLANLLPDGSAPLTEQIPSLAIIVLAEVWKTTPFMALLLLAGLALVPDDLLKAAQVDGAGAWTRLVRIILPLMKPAILVALLFRTLDAFRIFDNIYVLTKGANDTGSLSILGYDNLFKAFNLGIGSAISVLIFLCVALLAFVFIKLFGASAPGSDTEGNR from the coding sequence GTGACGACCGAAACCGTGCAGGCGGACCGCGCCGAGGAGCCGAAAGTCGCGTCCAAGGGCCAGATCTCGGAGGGGAAGAAGGCCGAACGCCGGCTCGGGCTGTGGCTGGTGGCCCCCGCCGCGATCCTCATGATCGCGGTGACGGCCTATCCCGTCGTGTACGCGGTGTGGCTGAGCCTGCAGCGCTACGACCTCCGGTTCCCCGACGAACGCAAGTTCGTCGGCCTCGCCAACTACGTGTCGGTGCTGACGGACGGGTACTGGTGGCAGGCGTTCTGGGTGACGGTGGGCATCACCGTCGTGTCGGTGGTGATCGAGTTCGTCCTGGGCCTGATCCTGGCGCTCGTGATGCACCGGACGCTGGTGGGGAAGGGCCTCGTCCGGACCGTGGTGCTGATTCCGTACGGCATCGTCACCGTCGCCGCCGCGTACAGCTGGTACTACGCGTGGACGCCGGGAACCGGGTATCTCGCGAACCTGCTGCCCGACGGCAGCGCCCCGCTCACGGAGCAGATTCCGTCGCTCGCGATCATCGTGCTCGCCGAGGTGTGGAAGACGACACCGTTCATGGCGCTGCTGCTGCTCGCCGGGCTCGCCCTCGTTCCCGACGACCTCCTCAAGGCCGCGCAGGTCGACGGCGCCGGGGCGTGGACGCGGCTGGTGCGGATCATCCTGCCGCTGATGAAACCCGCGATCCTCGTGGCGCTGCTGTTCCGCACGCTCGACGCGTTCCGGATCTTCGACAACATCTACGTTCTCACCAAGGGCGCCAACGACACCGGGTCACTGTCGATCCTCGGTTACGACAACCTGTTCAAGGCGTTCAACCTCGGTATCGGCTCGGCGATCAGCGTCCTCATCTTCCTGTGCGTTGCGCTGCTCGCATTCGTGTTCATCAAGCTCTTCGGCGCGTCGGCTCCCGGGTCCGACACGGAAGGAAACCGATAA
- a CDS encoding ABC transporter substrate-binding protein: MLHRTKPGRSLKWGLIGAAAVLTVPLLAACGSSEDGIVLSFYTAADGAEQYAEAAANCTAAAGGRYTIEQRTLPKGADDQRLQLARRLTGNDTSLDIMTLDVVWTAEFAEAGWALPLPPGIAAEVTEGTLEGPLESAKWQDQLYAAPLNTNTQLLWYRKDLMPDGQPPQTWDQMIDIAEGLAAEGRPSWIGVQGKQYEGLMVWFNTLLASAGGSVVADDGTTVTVADGDAALQALEVMKRVATAKGADPSVSQGDEASSRLGMESGKAAFEVNWPFVLPGMIENAEKGDLPFIDDKGNPTSADTGNTVLTVDGQQNFLPAPYPSVIPGRPAEVTIGGFNVAVAKTSQHPDLAFEAVSCLRNEENQRNNAVKGGVPPTLASLYDDPAFQEAYPAWREVRQSLDTASVRPVSPAYQSISTLITATLNPVGDIDPPRTVDELAEQVRKAVNSEGLIP; this comes from the coding sequence GTGCTGCACCGCACCAAGCCCGGACGCTCGCTGAAGTGGGGACTGATCGGTGCGGCCGCCGTCCTCACCGTTCCCTTGCTGGCCGCGTGCGGGTCGTCGGAAGACGGCATCGTCCTCAGTTTCTACACCGCCGCCGACGGTGCCGAACAGTACGCGGAGGCCGCGGCCAACTGCACGGCCGCGGCCGGCGGCCGGTACACGATCGAGCAACGCACGCTGCCGAAGGGCGCGGACGATCAACGCCTCCAGCTGGCCCGCCGGCTCACCGGCAACGACACGTCACTCGACATCATGACGCTCGACGTGGTGTGGACCGCAGAGTTCGCCGAGGCGGGGTGGGCGCTGCCGCTCCCACCCGGCATCGCCGCCGAGGTCACCGAGGGCACGCTCGAAGGCCCACTCGAATCGGCCAAGTGGCAGGACCAGTTGTACGCCGCACCGCTGAACACCAACACCCAGTTGCTCTGGTACCGCAAGGACCTCATGCCGGACGGGCAGCCGCCGCAGACGTGGGATCAGATGATCGACATAGCGGAAGGCCTCGCCGCGGAGGGCCGCCCCAGCTGGATCGGGGTGCAGGGCAAGCAGTACGAGGGCCTGATGGTGTGGTTCAACACCCTGCTCGCGAGTGCGGGCGGGTCCGTCGTCGCCGACGACGGGACCACGGTGACGGTCGCGGACGGTGACGCCGCCCTGCAGGCGCTCGAGGTCATGAAGCGGGTCGCCACCGCGAAGGGTGCCGACCCGTCGGTTTCCCAGGGCGACGAGGCGTCGTCGCGGCTCGGGATGGAGAGCGGAAAGGCTGCGTTCGAGGTCAATTGGCCGTTCGTGTTGCCGGGCATGATCGAGAACGCAGAGAAGGGGGACCTCCCGTTCATCGACGACAAGGGCAATCCGACGTCCGCGGACACGGGCAACACGGTGCTCACGGTCGACGGTCAGCAGAACTTCCTGCCCGCGCCGTACCCGTCGGTGATCCCCGGCAGGCCCGCCGAGGTGACGATCGGCGGATTCAACGTCGCGGTCGCGAAGACGAGTCAGCACCCGGACCTGGCGTTCGAGGCGGTGTCCTGCCTGCGGAACGAGGAGAACCAGCGCAACAACGCCGTCAAGGGCGGTGTGCCGCCGACGCTGGCGAGCCTGTACGACGATCCGGCGTTCCAGGAGGCGTACCCCGCGTGGCGTGAAGTGCGGCAGAGCCTCGACACCGCGTCCGTCCGCCCGGTGTCACCGGCGTACCAGAGCATTTCGACCCTGATCACCGCCACGTTGAATCCGGTCGGTGACATCGACCCGCCGCGGACCGTCGACGAACTCGCCGAACAGGTCCGCAAGGCGGTCAACTCGGAAGGGCTGATCCCGTGA
- a CDS encoding general stress protein, which yields MTNPLGQSNGARRGALPEPPTGWPIGSYPTYAEAQRAVDYLSDQEFSVEDVTIVGVNLMQVERVLGRLTWAKVIGGGIVSGAWLGVFFGLLLGIVTGGFLAPLVVGIVGGIIFGLISTTIPYAATRGTRDFASTMQLVAGRYDVLCEPKSAETARDMLAKLAL from the coding sequence ATGACGAATCCACTCGGACAGTCCAACGGGGCGCGGCGCGGGGCTCTGCCGGAACCCCCCACGGGCTGGCCCATCGGTTCGTATCCCACGTACGCGGAGGCGCAGCGCGCCGTCGACTACCTCTCCGATCAGGAATTCTCGGTGGAGGACGTCACCATCGTGGGGGTCAACCTCATGCAGGTGGAGCGGGTGCTGGGCCGCCTCACCTGGGCGAAAGTGATTGGCGGGGGCATCGTTTCGGGCGCGTGGCTCGGTGTGTTCTTCGGTCTGCTGCTGGGCATCGTCACGGGCGGCTTCCTGGCGCCACTCGTCGTCGGCATCGTCGGCGGCATCATCTTCGGGCTGATCTCCACGACGATCCCGTACGCGGCGACGCGGGGTACCCGGGACTTCGCGTCGACCATGCAGCTGGTCGCCGGGCGGTACGACGTGCTGTGCGAGCCGAAGTCGGCGGAGACGGCCAGGGACATGCTGGCCAAGCTGGCGCTCTGA